A stretch of Lathyrus oleraceus cultivar Zhongwan6 chromosome 6, CAAS_Psat_ZW6_1.0, whole genome shotgun sequence DNA encodes these proteins:
- the LOC127096399 gene encoding uncharacterized protein LOC127096399, which yields MPNVVHASTSEAVEATSCLAIEDFLHASMKGLWEAFWSQDEPMPFSAACLYNANMKFYQAENAIANGRLGGLCGSGILLNNSRHPHRKWDHLLELTLLRTDIRGLAVGSDRQPSLPVLGEALFYAIRMLLARSLSRLSFFPDPSTAFVLLIDSQYVGVVKVEGDVSKLNFDVNNVYECAAKWVKNHSRISVSPIYRIWNKLGNANWGDIGALRVLFATFHCIMQYAGMPKYSIEDLATDHSSRLQTRRIERQLGDSTRVNGNGLPTNNTTMAN from the coding sequence ATGCCTAATGTTGTTCATGCTTCTACATCTGAAGCTGTCGAAGCAACATCGTGTCTTGCGATTGAAGATTTCCTACATGCTAGTATGAAGGGCTTGTGGGAGGCATTTTGGAGTCAAGACGAGCCTATGCCTTTTTCTGCGGCTTGTCTGTATAATGCTAACATGAAATTTTATCAGGCTGAAAATGCTATTGCTAACGGAAGACTTGGAGGACTTTGTGGCTCTGGTATATTGCTTAATAATTCTAGACATCCTCATCGGAAATGGGATCATCTCCTTGAATTAACACTTCTAAGAACAGATATCAGAGGTCTAGCTGTTGGCAGCGACCGGCAGCCTTCTTTGCCGGTCCTAGGAGAAGCTCTATTTTATGCTATTCGAATGTTGTTGGCAAGGAGTTTGAGTAGACTGAGTTTCTTTCCGGATCCAAGCACAGCGTTTGTTCTTCTAATTGATTCTCAATACGTGGGAGTTGTAAAGGTTGAAGGAGATGTAAGTAAGCTCAATTTTGATGTGAATAATGTTTATGAATGTGCTGCCAAATGGGTAAAAAATCATTCTAGAATTTCTGTTTCTCCAATTTATAGAATCTGGAACAAGCTAGGAAATGCAAACTGGGGAGATATCGGTGCTCTACGGGTTTTATTTGCAACCTTTCACTGTATAATGCAATATGCTGGAATGCCCAAGTACTCTATTGAGGATTTAGCTACCGATCATAGTTCACGTCTCCAAACGAGAAGAATTGAGAGGCAGTTAGGAGATTCCACCAGAGTGAATGGAAATGGCCTACCAACAAATAATACAACCATGGCTAATTGA